From Miscanthus floridulus cultivar M001 chromosome 15, ASM1932011v1, whole genome shotgun sequence, the proteins below share one genomic window:
- the LOC136508928 gene encoding transcription factor JAMYB-like → MASQPISILVDDRQRTTTISMASTQSRSRSSAAAAKAAACSEVVDEEHGRRLQGGAQEETENKPELRRGPWTVDEDLALVNYIADNGEGRWNNLARAAGLKRTGKSCRLRWLNYLRPDVKRGNFSADEQLLILDLHTRWGNRWSKIAQHLPGRTDNEIKNYWRTRVQKHAKQLNCDANSKRFKDAMRYLWMPHLVDIASADDDHHHLSLLHHHQQAAAAGAGNGDLAASYAAADVQLHALSSGMAATTTTTSSSDSLASESYEDGGLFANVRAGEMLMNGGDWAAKEANNQGLWPSSDHDQSAVQVQATTGGQFQDPELSGWVQGFSESITDNFWDLEEIWKMQ, encoded by the exons ATGGCCTCACAACCAATTTCTATTTTAGTCGACGATCGACAACGTACAACAACAATTAGCATGGCCTCAACacagagcaggagcaggagcagcgccgccgccgccaaggctGCTGCTTGCTCCGAGGTCGTCGACGAGGAGCACGGCCGCCGCCTCCAGGGAGGAGCGCAGGAGGAGACCGAGAATAAGCCGGAGCTCCGGCGTGGCCCGTGGACTGTAGACGAGGACCTCGCCCTCGTCAACTACATCGCCGACAACGGCGAGGGCCGCTGGAACAACCTCGCCCGCGCCGCCG GTCTGAAGCGGACGGGCAAGAGCTGCCGGCTGCGGTGGCTCAACTACCTCCGGCCCGACGTGAAGCGCGGCAACTTCAGCGCCGACGAGCAGCTGCTCATCCTCGACCTCCACACACGCTGGGGCAACCG GTGGTCAAAGATTGCGCAGCACCTGCCGGGGAGGACGGACAATGAGATCAAGAACTACTGGAGGACCCGGGTGCAGAAGCACGCCAAGCAGCTCAACTGCGACGCCAACAGCAAGCGCTTCAAGGACGCCATGCGCTACCTCTGGATGCCGCACCTCGTCGACATCGCCTCTGCCGACGACGACCACCACCATCTaagcctcctccaccaccaccagcaagCTGCGGCCGCCGGCGCTGGCAACGGCGACCTTGCTGCTAGCTACGCCGCCGCCGACGTCCAGTTGCATGCGCTGTCGTCGGGcatggcggcgacgacgacgacgacgtcgtcGTCCGACTCGCTCGCGTCGGAGTCGTACGAGGACGGGGGCCTGTTCGCGAACGTGCGCGCTGGAGAGATGCTGATGAACGGCGGAGATTGGGCGGCGAAGGAGGCCAACAACCAGGGGCTGTGGCCGTCGTCTGATCATGATCAGTCGGCCGTGCAGGTGCAGGCTACTACCGGTGGCCAGTTTCAGGACCCGGAGCTCAGTGGATGGGTGCAAGGCTTCTCCGAGAGCATTACCGATAACTTTTGGGACTTGGAGGAAATTTGGAAGATGCAATGA